The genomic stretch TTGGCGTTGATCTCGCCATTGTTGCGCGCCTTGACGTGATTTTCGCCCTCATAGCCGTAACGCACATCGCGCAGACCGACGGCGCCCGCCATGTCCTGCAACTCGCAATCGCCGTTCGCCGCACAGGTGAGACAGTCGAGGGGATGGTCGGAGATGTAGAGCTCCATCACGCCGCGGCGGATCTGCTTCAGCCGTTCCGTCTGCGTATGGACGACGAGACCGGGTGCAACGGGTGTCGTGCAGGAGGCGGGGGTGCCGTTACGCCCTTCCACCTCCACCAGACAGAGCCGGCAGGAACCAAAGGAATCCACCATATCCGTGGCGCAGAGCTTCGGCACCCGGATTCCCGCCTCAATCGAGGCGCGCATGAGCGAGGTACCTTCCGGAACGGTCACCTCGCGCCCGTCTATGGTGAGCGTGACGAGGGTTTCGGAACGGGAGGCCGGGGTACCATAGTCGATTTCGTGGATCAGAGACATTGTCTTTACTCCGCCGCTTCGACGAGGGGTGTAGGGGCGAAATCTTCCGGGAAGTGCGTCATCGCACTCATCACCGGATAGGGCGTGAAGCCGCCGAGGGCACAGAGCGAGCCGAACTTCATCGTGTTGCAGAGGTCGGCCAGCAGCGCCTTGTTCTTTTCCGGCTCTATTCCCTGCGCAATTCTGTCGGCCGTCTCCACACCGCGGGTGGAGCCGATGCGGCACGGCGTGCACTTGCCGCAGCTCTCGATGGCGCAGAATTCCATCGCGAACCGCGCCTGTCTCAGCATGTCGGCCGTATCATCGAAGACGACCACGCCCGCATGGCCGATCAGTCCATCCTTCGCCGCGAAGGCTTCGTAGTCGAACGGAGTGTCGAAAAGGGCGCGAGGAAAGAATGCTCCGAGCGGCCCACCAACCTGCACCGCCTTCACCGGCCGCCCGGTCGCCGTGCCGCCGCCGATCTCGTCGACGATTTGACCGAGCGTCAGGCCGAAGGCGGCTTCGAACAGTCCGCCATGTCTTACATTCCCTGCGATCTGGATCGGGATCGTGCCACGTGAGCGGCCCATGCCGAAGTCTCGATAGAACTCCAGACCGCGGTTCAGGATGATGGGGACCGAGGCAAGCGATATGACATTGTTTACGACGGTCGGGCGGCCGAGGAAGCCCTTGAGCGCTGGCAGCGGCGGCTTTGCCCGCACGATACCGCGCTTGCCTTCGAGCGAGTTGAGGAGCGAGGTCTCCTCTCCGCAGACATAGGCACCAGCCCCGGCGCGCACCTCCATGTCGAACGCTCTGCCGGAGCCCACTACTGAGGGGCCGAGGATGCCGGCCTCCCTTGCAACCTCGATGGCCGCGTTCATGGTCTGAATTGCGTGCGGATACTCGGAGCGGGTGTAGATGTATCCCTTCGTAGCTCCCGTCGCGAGGCCGGCGATGACCATGCCTTCGATCAGCACGAAAGGATCGCCCTCCATGATCATCCGGTCAGCGAAGGTTCCGCTGTCGCCTTCGTCCGCATTGCAGACGATGTACTTTT from Pseudorhizobium banfieldiae encodes the following:
- a CDS encoding formate dehydrogenase beta subunit produces the protein MTVTIFVPRDAAALALGADKVAAAMGSEILSRGLDARIVRNGSRGMFWLEPLVEVRTEQGRIAYGPVKPSDVAGLFDAGFLTGGEHPLCLGLTKEIPFLRQQTRLTFARCGVTDPLSLEDYRKCQGLTGLQRALAMSAPEIVQAVTDSGLRGRGGAGFPTGIKWKTVAEAPGPQKYIVCNADEGDSGTFADRMIMEGDPFVLIEGMVIAGLATGATKGYIYTRSEYPHAIQTMNAAIEVAREAGILGPSVVGSGRAFDMEVRAGAGAYVCGEETSLLNSLEGKRGIVRAKPPLPALKGFLGRPTVVNNVISLASVPIILNRGLEFYRDFGMGRSRGTIPIQIAGNVRHGGLFEAAFGLTLGQIVDEIGGGTATGRPVKAVQVGGPLGAFFPRALFDTPFDYEAFAAKDGLIGHAGVVVFDDTADMLRQARFAMEFCAIESCGKCTPCRIGSTRGVETADRIAQGIEPEKNKALLADLCNTMKFGSLCALGGFTPYPVMSAMTHFPEDFAPTPLVEAAE